In Lonchura striata isolate bLonStr1 chromosome 14, bLonStr1.mat, whole genome shotgun sequence, one genomic interval encodes:
- the DNAAF6 gene encoding dynein axonemal assembly factor 6: MDSVFSGSSLQSLAKLLRDAAGEDDDDDDDVPRCSVGAMTPGSVGPAKKETTSTFQVKSENKKIIWNPEEVPEESEFDDTWDPREKPEYEISFKQHVGTEDVFFGMTGKDPSTACCEDIVIKIKLPETKYSDITLDIQDKVLDLRTPKKKLLLHLPYPVNSKEGRARFLSEEEILEVTLRVSRKLDFLNFSDG; the protein is encoded by the exons ATGGACAGCGTGTTCTCAGGCTCTTCTCTGCAGAGCCTCGCCAAACTGCTGCGTGATGCTGCAGgagaggatgatgatgatgatgatgatgtg CCACGCTGTTCTGTTGGTGCCATGACTCCTGGGAGTGTTGGACCAGCCAAGAAAGAGACCACCA GTACTTTTCAAGTGAAatctgaaaacaagaaaatcatTTGGAATCCAGAGGAGGTCCCAGAAGAATCTGAATTTGATGATACCTGGGACCCTAGAGAAAAGCCAGA GTATGAGATTTCATTCAAGCAGCATGTGGGAACAGAGGATGTCTTCTTTGGGATGACTGGGAAAGACCCCTCCACTGCCTGCTGTGAAGATATAGTG ATTAAAATCAAGCTGCCAGAGACAAAGTACTCAGACATCACATTAGACATCCAGGACAAGGTTCTCGACCTCCGAACTCCCAAAAA gaagctgctgctgcacctcccCTACCCTGTGAACAGCAAGGAGGGTAGAGCTCGTTTTCTCTCTGAAGAGGAGATCTTGGAAGTCACCTTGAGAGTCTCAAGAAAGTTGGATTTCCTAAATTTTTCTGATGGCTAG
- the RBM41 gene encoding RNA-binding protein 41 isoform X2: MRRVNSSLSSDELLLEDLETEGERQLKSLLHQQLDTTVSIEQCKSKRRCFAPAAFYKPFGEEAAGALTLPQFQALQESDRETSSLRELGLSDSEILLWKNRDSARKGPGLGAAPEATQERLDAIQEKLEERRRILALPQRFAGSKQLSRREMEIERALFQGTDRHSFLRALYHQDDTQKSGTDEKDPMVHLESVYQELLSKKCPEKVQSATSDPCLSSTPQGAISGESPLPDQEEQAEQAASPSVSATEPHQSPPRPVVIKEPVEFVPEEEILKNRLSEEELRKIPRFSSYHPGEPSKVLYLKNLGPRVTVKDLVSLFARFQEEDSPLIQFRLLSGRMRGQAFITFPDVGSAQSALQLLNGYKLQGKPLVIAFGKSRKHLPEADSASPSSSAAENAPAT; encoded by the exons ATGCGCCG GGTGAACAGCAGCCTGTCCAGTGATGAGCTTCTCCTGGAAGACTTGGAGACAGAAGGAGAGAGGCAGCTGAAGAGCCTCCTTCACCAGCAGCTTGACACCACTGTCTCCATCGAGCA GTGCAAGTCAAAACGGAGATGCTTTGCTCCTGCAGCTTTTTACAAACCTTTCGGAGAAGAGGCTGCGGGGGCTTTGACCCTGCCACAGTTCCAGGCCCTGCAGGAGAGTGACAGAGAAACCTCGTCTCTCCGGGAGCTGGGGCTCTCCGACTCGGAGATCCTGCTCTGGAAGAACCGGGACTCGGCAAGGAAG ggccctgggctgggggctgccccgGAGGCCACGCAGGAGCGGCTGGATGCCATCCAGGAGAAGCTGGAGGAGCGGCGGCGCATCCTGGCGCTGCCGCAGAGGTTTGCGGGCAGCAAGCAGCTGAGCCGGCGCGAGATGGAGATCGAGAGGGCCCTTTTCCAGGGAACGGACCGCCACTCCTTCCTCAGGGCGCTCTACCACCAag ATGACACTCAGAAGAGTGGAACAGATGAAAAGGACCCCATGGTTCATCTGGAGAGTGTTTACCAAGAGCTGCTGAGCAAGAAGTGCCCTGAAAAAGTCCAGTCTGCTACAAGTGACCCCTGCTTGTCCTCGACCCCACAGGGGGCTATAAGTGGGGAGTCACCACTTCCAGACCAGGAGGAGCAAGCAGAACAGGCAGCAAGTCCCAGTGTTTCTGCAACAGAGCCCCACCAGTCCCCTCCAAGGCCTGTGGTTATCAAAGAGCCAGTCGAGTTTGTCCCTGAAGAGGAGATCCTCAAGAATCGCCTCTCAGAGGAGGAACTCCGGAAAATACCCAGGTTCTCATCCTACCATCCAGGGGAGCCCAGCAAG GTGCTGTATTTGAAGAACCTGGGCCCCCGAGTGACGGTGAAGGACCTGGTGTCCTTGTTTGCTCGCTTCCAGGAGGAGGACAGCCCCCTGATCCAGTTCCGCCTCCTGAGCGGCCGCATGAGGGGTCAGGCCTTCATCACCTTCCCTG ACGTGGGGTCGGCCCAGAGcgccctgcagctgctgaacGGGTACAAGCTGCAGGGGAAGCCCCTGGTCATCGCctttgggaaaagcaggaagcaTTTGCCAGAGGCTGactctgccagccccagctcctctgcgGCAGAGAACGCTCCTGCCACGTGA
- the LOC110472688 gene encoding nuclear pore glycoprotein p62-like, with amino-acid sequence MSQFSFGAAAPGGAFGLGAPRAAATAAAAGFSFSAPASTGFSFGSAAPAAGGGQPAGLFSFSRPGTAAQPAGFSFGSAGAAPAAPAAAAFPLGANTPKVNFGASTTTPAPGITGGFSFAAPVATSTPSSQAAAPSGFAFGSGGSSSSSTAPSGTTGGFTFSSGTTTQAGTAGFSIGTAAPQATSAGLSFGTAPAAAASTSTATLAAASPAAAPFSLGGQPTGLTFALPSTAATSTTTATTTTSTSQAPILSFGTKLGVTSTAASTASTTSTTSVLGSTGPSLFASVATSSAPASSSTSGLSLGATSTGSTGTASLGTLGFGLKVPATTAATTSTATGTTSASGFPLNLKPLTTTGAVGAVTSTAAITTSTTPSAPPVMTYAQLESLINKWSLELEDQEKHFLHQATQVNAWDRMLIENGEKITSLHREVEKVKVDQKRLDQELDFILSQQKELEDLLSPLEESVKEQSGTIYLQHADEERERTYKLAENIDAQLKRMAQDLKDIIDHLNTSGGPADSSDPLQQICKILNAHMDSLQWIDQNSAVLQRKVEEVTKVCESRRKEQERSFRITFD; translated from the exons atGAGCCAGTTCAGCTTCGGGGCGGCCGCGCCCGGCGGCGCCTTCGGCCTGggcgcgccccgcgccgccgccaccgcggccgccgccggctTCTCCTTCTCCGCGCCCGCCTCCACCGGCTTCAGCTTCGGCAGCGCCgcgccggcggcgggcggcggccagCCCGCCGGGCTCTTCTCCTTCAGCCGGCCGGGCACGGCCGCGCAGCCCGCGGGCTTCAGCTTCGGCTCGGCCGGcgcggcccccgcggccccggcggccgccgcctTCCCGCTGGG ggcAAACACACCAAAAGTGAACTTTGGAGCCAGCACCACCACTCCAGCTCCTGGGATCACGGGGGGCTTCTCTTTTGCTGCCCCTGTGGCAACCAGCACACCATCGAGTCAGGCAGCAGCCCCGTCTGGCTTTGCCTTTGgctcaggaggcagcagcagcagcagcacggctCCGTCTGGGACAACAGGAGGCTTCACCTTCTCCAGTGGCACCACGACTCAGGCGGGGACGGCCGGGTTCAGCATCGGCACCGCGGCTCCGCAGGCAACGTCCGCAGGGCTGAGCTTTGGCACGGCCCCTGcggctgctgccagcaccagcacggccaccctggcagctgccagcccggcagcagcgccctTCAGCCTCGGGGGGCAGCCCACAG GTCTGACCTTTGCACTGCCTTCAACAGCAGCCACCAGTACAACCACAGCAACAACGACCACAAGCACCAGCCAGGCACCCATCCTGTCCTTTGGAACCAAGCTTGGAG TCACATCCACAGCTGCCAGCACGGCCtccaccaccagcaccacctCAGTGCTGGGCTCCACGGGGCCCTCCTTGTTTGCATCTGTGGCAACttcctcagccccagcctcctCCAGCACCTCGGGCCTCTCAC TGGGTGCCACTTCCACTGGTTCCACTGGGACAGCCAGTCTGGGGACACTTGGCTTTGGATTAAAAGTTCCTGCAACCACAGCTGCCACAACAAGCACTGCCACTG GGACTACTTCTGCTTCTGGCTTTCCTTTGAATCTGAAGCCATTGACCACCACTGGTGCCGTTGGAGCTGTGACCTCCACAGCTGCCATAACCACAAGCACCACGCCCAG TGCCCCCCCAGTGATGACTTATGCCCAGCTGGAGAGTTTGATCAACAAGTggagcctggagctggaggaCCAAGAGAAGCACTTCCTCCATCAAGCCACACAAGTCAATGCCTGGGACCGCATGCTGATAGAGAACGGGGAGAAG ATTACTTCTTTACACAGAGAAGTGGAGAAGGTGAAGGTTGACCAGAAGAG ACTGGATCAGGAACTGGACTTCATTCTGTCccagcagaaggagctggaggactTGCTGTCCCCTCTggaggagtctgtgaaggagcaGAGCGGGACCATCTACCTGCAGCACGCAGATGAGGAACGGGAGAGGAC CTACAAACTGGCTGAAAACATCGATGCTCAGCTGAAGCGCATGGCACAAGATCTGAAGGACATTATTGATCACTTGAATACATCAGGAGGCCCAGCAGACTCGAGTGACCCG cTTCAGCAGATCTGTAAAATTCTGAATGCACACATGGATTCCCTGCAGTGGATTGACCAGAATTCAG CTGTGCTACAGAGGAAGGTGGAAGAGGTGACCAAGGTTTGTGAGAGTCGCCGCAAGGAGCAGGAGCGCAGCTTTCGGATCACCTTTGATTGA
- the RBM41 gene encoding RNA-binding protein 41 isoform X1, producing MCFEQCFLYCLTAHACAVVVCPRVNSSLSSDELLLEDLETEGERQLKSLLHQQLDTTVSIEQCKSKRRCFAPAAFYKPFGEEAAGALTLPQFQALQESDRETSSLRELGLSDSEILLWKNRDSARKGPGLGAAPEATQERLDAIQEKLEERRRILALPQRFAGSKQLSRREMEIERALFQGTDRHSFLRALYHQDDTQKSGTDEKDPMVHLESVYQELLSKKCPEKVQSATSDPCLSSTPQGAISGESPLPDQEEQAEQAASPSVSATEPHQSPPRPVVIKEPVEFVPEEEILKNRLSEEELRKIPRFSSYHPGEPSKVLYLKNLGPRVTVKDLVSLFARFQEEDSPLIQFRLLSGRMRGQAFITFPDVGSAQSALQLLNGYKLQGKPLVIAFGKSRKHLPEADSASPSSSAAENAPAT from the exons ATGTGTTTTGAGCAGTGTTTCCTCTATTGCCTGACTGCCCATGCCTGTGCTGTGGTTGTGTGCCCCAGGGTGAACAGCAGCCTGTCCAGTGATGAGCTTCTCCTGGAAGACTTGGAGACAGAAGGAGAGAGGCAGCTGAAGAGCCTCCTTCACCAGCAGCTTGACACCACTGTCTCCATCGAGCA GTGCAAGTCAAAACGGAGATGCTTTGCTCCTGCAGCTTTTTACAAACCTTTCGGAGAAGAGGCTGCGGGGGCTTTGACCCTGCCACAGTTCCAGGCCCTGCAGGAGAGTGACAGAGAAACCTCGTCTCTCCGGGAGCTGGGGCTCTCCGACTCGGAGATCCTGCTCTGGAAGAACCGGGACTCGGCAAGGAAG ggccctgggctgggggctgccccgGAGGCCACGCAGGAGCGGCTGGATGCCATCCAGGAGAAGCTGGAGGAGCGGCGGCGCATCCTGGCGCTGCCGCAGAGGTTTGCGGGCAGCAAGCAGCTGAGCCGGCGCGAGATGGAGATCGAGAGGGCCCTTTTCCAGGGAACGGACCGCCACTCCTTCCTCAGGGCGCTCTACCACCAag ATGACACTCAGAAGAGTGGAACAGATGAAAAGGACCCCATGGTTCATCTGGAGAGTGTTTACCAAGAGCTGCTGAGCAAGAAGTGCCCTGAAAAAGTCCAGTCTGCTACAAGTGACCCCTGCTTGTCCTCGACCCCACAGGGGGCTATAAGTGGGGAGTCACCACTTCCAGACCAGGAGGAGCAAGCAGAACAGGCAGCAAGTCCCAGTGTTTCTGCAACAGAGCCCCACCAGTCCCCTCCAAGGCCTGTGGTTATCAAAGAGCCAGTCGAGTTTGTCCCTGAAGAGGAGATCCTCAAGAATCGCCTCTCAGAGGAGGAACTCCGGAAAATACCCAGGTTCTCATCCTACCATCCAGGGGAGCCCAGCAAG GTGCTGTATTTGAAGAACCTGGGCCCCCGAGTGACGGTGAAGGACCTGGTGTCCTTGTTTGCTCGCTTCCAGGAGGAGGACAGCCCCCTGATCCAGTTCCGCCTCCTGAGCGGCCGCATGAGGGGTCAGGCCTTCATCACCTTCCCTG ACGTGGGGTCGGCCCAGAGcgccctgcagctgctgaacGGGTACAAGCTGCAGGGGAAGCCCCTGGTCATCGCctttgggaaaagcaggaagcaTTTGCCAGAGGCTGactctgccagccccagctcctctgcgGCAGAGAACGCTCCTGCCACGTGA
- the LOC110472631 gene encoding nuclear pore glycoprotein p62, with protein MSQFSFGAAAPGGAFGLGAPRAAATAAAAGFSFSAPASTGFSFGSAAPAAGGGQPAGLFSFSRPGTAAQPAGFSFGSAGAAPAAPAAAAFPLGANTPKVNFGASTTTPAPGITGGFSFAAPVATSTPSSQAAAPSGFAFGSGGSSSSSTAPSGTTGGFTFSSGTTTQAGTAGFSIGTAAPQATSAGLSFGTAPAAAASTSTATLAAASPAAAPFSLGGQPTGLTFGALPSTAATSTTTATTTTSTSQAPILSFGTKLGVTSTAASTASTTSTTSVLGSTGPSLFASVATSSAPASSSTSGLSLGATSTGSTGTASLGTLGFGLKVPATTAATTSTATGTTSASGFPLNLKPLTTTGAVGAVTSTAAITTSTTPSAPPVMTYAQLESLINKWSLELEDQEKHFLHQATQVNAWDRMLIENGEKITSLHREVEKVKVDQKRLDQELDFILSQHKELEDLLSPLEESVKEQSGTIYLQHADEERERTYKLAENIDAQLKRMAQDLKDITEHLNTSRGPADTSDPLQQICKILNAHMDSLQWIDQNSAVLQRKVEEVTKVCESRRKEQERSFRITFD; from the exons atGAGCCAGTTCAGCTTCGGGGCGGCCGCGCCCGGCGGCGCCTTCGGCCTGggcgcgccccgcgccgccgccaccgcggccgccgccggctTCTCCTTCTCCGCGCCCGCCTCCACCGGCTTCAGCTTCGGCAGCGCCgcgccggcggcgggcggcggccagCCCGCCGGGCTCTTCTCCTTCAGCCGGCCGGGCACGGCCGCGCAGCCCGCGGGCTTCAGCTTCGGCTCGGCCGGcgcggcccccgcggccccggcggccgccgcctTCCCGCTGGG ggcAAACACACCAAAAGTGAACTTTGGAGCCAGCACCACCACTCCAGCTCCTGGGATCACGGGGGGCTTCTCTTTTGCTGCCCCTGTGGCAACCAGCACGCCGTCGAGTCAGGCAGCAGCCCCGTCTGGCTTTGCCTTTGgctcaggaggcagcagcagcagcagcacggctCCGTCTGGGACAACAGGAGGCTTCACCTTCTCCAGTGGCACCACGACTcaggcagggacagccgggTTCAGCATCGGCACCGCGGCTCCGCAGGCGACGTCCGCAGGGCTGAGCTTTGGCACGGCCCCTGcggctgctgccagcaccagcacggccaccctggcagctgccagcccggcagcagcgccctTCAGCCTCGGGGGGCAGCCCACAG GTCTGACCTTTGGGGCACTGCCTTCAACAGCAGCCACCAGTACAACCACAGCAACAACGACCACAAGCACCAGCCAGGCACCCATCCTGTCCTTTGGAACCAAGCTTGGAG TCACATCCACAGCTGCCAGCACGGCCtccaccaccagcaccacctCAGTGCTGGGCTCCACGGGGCCCTCCTTGTTTGCATCTGTGGCAACttcctcagccccagcctcctCCAGCACCTCGGGCCTCTCAC TGGGTGCCACTTCCACTGGTTCCACTGGGACAGCCAGTCTGGGGACACTTGGCTTTGGATTAAAAGTTCCTGCAACCACAGCTGCCACAACAAGCACTGCCACTG GGACTACTTCTGCTTCTGGCTTTCCTTTGAATCTGAAGCCATTGACCACCACTGGTGCCGTTGGAGCTGTGACCTCCACAGCTGCCATAACCACAAGCACCACGCCCAG TGCCCCCCCAGTGATGACTTATGCCCAGCTGGAGAGTTTGATCAACAAGTggagcctggagctggaggaCCAAGAGAAGCACTTCCTCCATCAAGCCACACAAGTCAACGCCTGGGACCGCATGCTGATAGAGAACGGGGAGAAG ATTACTTCTTTACACAGAGAAGTGGAGAAGGTGAAGGTTGACCAGAAGAG ACTGGATCAGGAACTGGACTTCATTCTGTCCCAGCATAAGGAGCTGGAGGACTTGCTGTCCCCTCTggaggagtctgtgaaggagcaGAGCGGGACCATCTACCTGCAGCACGCAGATGAGGAACGGGAGAGGAC CTACAAACTGGCTGAAAACATCGATGCTCAGCTGAAGCGCATGGCACAAGATTTGAAGGACATCACAGAGCACCTGAACACATCAAGGGGCCCAGCAGACACGAGTGACCCA cTTCAGCAGATCTGTAAAATTCTGAATGCACACATGGATTCCCTGCAGTGGATTGACCAGAATTCAG ctgtgctgcagagaaaGGTGGAAGAGGTGACCAAGGTTTGTGAGAGTCGCCGCAAGGAGCAGGAGCGCAGCTTTCGGATCACCTTTGATTGA